In a single window of the Agrobacterium vitis genome:
- the nuoL gene encoding NADH-quinone oxidoreductase subunit L: MLLYKTIVFLPLLGALIAGLFGRQIGAKASEFITTGFMVLTAALSWYVFISVGFGHSELIKVPVLRWIQVGGIDVEWALRIDTLTAVMLVVINSVSTLVHLYSIGYMHHDPHRPRFFSYLSLFTFAMLMLVTSDNLLQMFFGWEGVGLASYLLIGFWFKKPSATAAAMKAFIVNRVGDFGFILGIATLFVLFGSINFETIFASAQTYLPAEGAPAGDAVINLFGMHLDKGHAVTAACLLLFMGAMGKSAQFLLHTWLPDAMEGPTPVSALIHAATMVTAGVFLVARMSPVFELSPDALTVVTIVGAITAFFAATVGLVQNDIKRVIAYSTCSQLGYMFVALGVGAYGAAIFHLFTHAFFKALLFLGAGSVIHAVDGEQDMRHMGGLRKHIPVTFWAMTIGNLALTGVGIPGTMIGTAGFFSKDAIIESSFAAGTGVSTFAFVLLVIAALFTSFYSWRLAFMTFFGKPRASHEVMHHVHESPQVMLVPLYLLTAGALFAGFIFHDYFFGEAYAEFWKGALFTGAHNEVLHEVHHVPTWVKLSPFVAMLVGLVTAWYMYIKSPETPKKLAQSQWLLYQFLLNKWYFDELYDFLFVRSAKALGRFLWKKGDVATIDAYGPNGVAAGVAGLTQRVVRLQSGYLYHYAFAMLLGIAALITWMMLGSSI; encoded by the coding sequence ATGCTATTGTATAAGACAATCGTCTTTCTTCCGCTGCTTGGCGCGCTCATCGCCGGCCTGTTCGGTCGCCAGATCGGCGCCAAGGCATCGGAATTCATCACCACCGGCTTCATGGTGCTGACTGCTGCCCTGTCCTGGTACGTGTTCATTTCGGTCGGTTTCGGTCATTCGGAATTGATCAAGGTCCCTGTGCTGCGCTGGATCCAGGTCGGTGGCATCGACGTCGAATGGGCGTTGAGGATCGACACGCTGACAGCGGTCATGCTGGTCGTCATCAACAGCGTCTCGACGCTGGTTCATCTCTATTCCATCGGCTACATGCATCACGATCCGCATCGTCCGCGCTTCTTCAGCTATCTGTCGTTGTTTACCTTCGCAATGTTGATGCTGGTCACCTCAGACAATCTGCTGCAGATGTTCTTCGGCTGGGAAGGCGTCGGTCTGGCCTCTTATCTGCTGATCGGTTTCTGGTTCAAGAAACCTTCGGCAACGGCTGCGGCCATGAAAGCCTTCATCGTCAACCGTGTCGGCGACTTCGGCTTTATTCTCGGCATCGCCACGCTGTTCGTGCTGTTTGGCTCGATCAATTTCGAGACGATCTTCGCTTCGGCCCAGACATATCTGCCAGCCGAAGGCGCACCTGCCGGTGACGCTGTCATCAATCTGTTCGGTATGCATCTCGACAAGGGCCATGCGGTAACCGCAGCCTGCCTGCTGCTGTTCATGGGCGCCATGGGTAAGTCGGCACAGTTCCTGCTGCATACCTGGCTGCCGGATGCGATGGAGGGGCCGACACCGGTTTCGGCTCTGATCCACGCGGCAACCATGGTCACCGCTGGTGTCTTCCTCGTCGCCCGCATGTCGCCGGTCTTCGAATTGTCGCCGGATGCCCTGACGGTCGTCACCATCGTCGGTGCGATCACGGCCTTCTTTGCTGCAACTGTCGGTCTCGTGCAGAACGACATCAAGCGGGTGATTGCCTATTCGACCTGCTCGCAGCTTGGCTACATGTTCGTGGCGCTTGGCGTCGGTGCCTATGGCGCGGCCATTTTCCACCTGTTCACGCACGCTTTTTTCAAGGCCCTGTTGTTCCTTGGTGCCGGTTCGGTCATCCATGCCGTGGATGGCGAACAGGACATGCGTCACATGGGTGGCTTGCGCAAGCATATCCCAGTGACCTTCTGGGCGATGACCATCGGCAATCTGGCGCTGACAGGTGTCGGCATTCCGGGAACGATGATCGGTACGGCAGGCTTCTTCTCGAAGGATGCGATTATCGAATCCTCTTTTGCCGCGGGCACAGGCGTTTCAACCTTTGCCTTCGTGCTTCTGGTCATTGCCGCCCTGTTCACCAGCTTCTATTCCTGGCGCCTGGCGTTCATGACCTTCTTCGGCAAGCCGCGCGCCTCGCACGAAGTCATGCATCATGTGCATGAATCGCCTCAGGTCATGCTGGTGCCGCTTTACCTTCTGACCGCAGGAGCCTTGTTCGCAGGCTTTATCTTCCATGACTATTTCTTCGGCGAAGCTTATGCCGAGTTCTGGAAGGGCGCGCTGTTTACCGGTGCGCATAATGAAGTCCTCCACGAGGTCCATCACGTTCCGACCTGGGTGAAGCTCAGCCCGTTCGTTGCCATGCTCGTTGGTCTGGTCACGGCCTGGTACATGTATATCAAGTCGCCGGAAACACCGAAGAAGCTGGCGCAAAGCCAGTGGCTTCTCTACCAATTCCTGCTCAACAAGTGGTATTTCGACGAGCTCTATGACTTTCTCTTCGTACGCTCGGCCAAGGCTCTTGGACGGTTCCTGTGGAAGAAGGGCGATGTTGCCACCATTGATGCCTACGGCCCGAACGGCGTTGCCGCCGGGGTCGCAGGTCTGACGCAGCGGGTTGTCCGGCTGCAATCCGGCTATCTCTACCACTATGCGTTCGCAATGCTGCTTGGAATTGCAGCGCTTATTACCTGGATGATGCTCGGGAGTTCGATCTGA
- the nuoK gene encoding NADH-quinone oxidoreductase subunit NuoK, whose protein sequence is MEIGLSHYLTVSAILFMLGVFGIFLNRKNIIVILMSVELILLAVNVNMVAFSSFLNDIVGQVFALFILTVAAAEAAIGLAILVVFYRNRGSIAVEDVNMMKG, encoded by the coding sequence ATGGAAATCGGACTTTCCCATTATCTCACCGTCAGCGCGATCCTGTTCATGCTGGGCGTCTTCGGTATCTTCCTCAACCGAAAGAACATCATCGTTATCCTGATGTCGGTGGAACTCATTCTTCTGGCGGTAAACGTCAACATGGTGGCCTTCTCGTCATTCCTCAATGACATCGTCGGCCAGGTTTTCGCGCTGTTTATCCTGACCGTCGCGGCTGCGGAAGCCGCGATCGGCCTTGCTATCCTCGTTGTCTTCTACCGCAACCGCGGATCGATCGCCGTTGAAGACGTCAACATGATGAAGGGCTGA
- a CDS encoding NADH-quinone oxidoreductase subunit J has protein sequence MGLQAIFFYLFAFVAIASAFMVISSRNPVHSVLFLILTFVNAAGLFMLTGAEFLAMILLVVYVGAVAVLFLFVVMMLDIDFTELRAGASKYGPLAALIGAIVAAELIFVIGGSVISPAAKQAITMPIPALADRQNTAALGDVLYTNYVFFFQIAGLVLLVAMIGAIVLTLRHRQHIKRQNIAHQVARGPATAIKVVKVKPGQGI, from the coding sequence ATGGGTCTTCAGGCAATCTTTTTCTACCTTTTCGCCTTTGTCGCGATTGCGTCGGCGTTCATGGTTATTTCGTCACGCAATCCGGTTCATTCGGTTTTGTTCCTCATCCTCACCTTCGTCAACGCGGCTGGTCTGTTCATGCTGACGGGCGCCGAGTTCCTGGCGATGATCCTGCTGGTCGTCTATGTCGGCGCGGTTGCGGTGCTCTTCCTGTTCGTGGTGATGATGCTGGACATCGACTTCACGGAATTGAGGGCAGGGGCTTCGAAATACGGTCCGCTAGCGGCCTTGATCGGCGCCATCGTTGCAGCTGAACTGATCTTCGTGATCGGCGGCTCAGTGATTTCGCCTGCGGCCAAGCAGGCGATCACCATGCCGATCCCGGCGCTGGCGGACCGTCAGAACACGGCGGCACTCGGCGATGTGCTCTATACCAATTATGTCTTCTTCTTCCAAATTGCCGGCCTTGTGCTGCTGGTGGCCATGATCGGCGCGATTGTGCTGACGCTGCGCCACCGCCAGCACATCAAGCGGCAGAATATTGCACACCAGGTTGCACGTGGACCGGCGACCGCCATCAAGGTGGTCAAGGTCAAGCCCGGCCAGGGCATCTGA
- the nuoI gene encoding NADH-quinone oxidoreductase subunit NuoI — protein MASVSQAVRSLFLKEFVNAFFLSMRYFFKQKATVNYPFEKGPVSPRFRGEHALRRYPNGEERCIACKLCEAICPAQAITIEAGPRRNDGTRRTVRYDIDMVKCIYCGFCQEACPVDAIVEGPNFEFSTESREELYFDKAKLLANGDRWEREIARNLAQDAPYR, from the coding sequence ATGGCAAGTGTTTCCCAGGCTGTCCGCTCGCTGTTTCTGAAAGAGTTCGTCAACGCATTTTTCCTGTCGATGCGTTACTTTTTCAAGCAGAAGGCGACCGTGAACTATCCGTTTGAGAAAGGCCCTGTCAGCCCGCGCTTTCGCGGCGAGCATGCGTTGCGCCGTTATCCAAATGGGGAAGAGCGTTGCATTGCCTGCAAATTATGCGAGGCGATCTGTCCGGCCCAGGCGATCACCATCGAAGCCGGCCCGCGCCGCAACGATGGCACGCGCCGCACGGTTCGTTACGATATCGACATGGTAAAATGCATCTATTGCGGCTTCTGCCAGGAAGCCTGCCCGGTCGATGCGATCGTCGAAGGTCCGAATTTCGAATTCTCGACGGAATCACGCGAAGAACTCTATTTCGACAAGGCCAAGCTTCTGGCCAATGGAGATCGGTGGGAACGGGAAATTGCGCGCAATCTTGCGCAGGATGCTCCCTACCGCTGA
- the nuoH gene encoding NADH-quinone oxidoreductase subunit NuoH, which yields MDSFVSTYVWPAAIMIGQSLLLLVCLLVFIAYILLADRKIWAAVQLRRGPNVVGPWGLFQSFADLLKFVFKEPIIPAGANKGVFLLAPLVAVTLALATWAVIPLNQGWVIANINVGILYVFAISSLEVYGIIMGGWASNSKYPFLGALRSAAQMVSYEVSIGFVIVTVLLCAGSLNLTDIVNSQNHGLGTMMGMPSSLLDWHWLSLFPMFVIFFISALAETNRPPFDLPEAESELVAGFMVEYGSTPYMMFMLGEYAAIVLMCALTTILFLGGWLPPLDIAVLNWVPGIIWFILKATLVFFMFGITKAIVPRYRYDQLMRLGWKVFLPLSLAMVVIVAFVLKLGGWA from the coding sequence ATGGACAGTTTCGTTTCTACCTATGTGTGGCCGGCGGCCATCATGATCGGCCAGTCCCTGCTGCTGCTGGTCTGCCTGCTGGTGTTCATTGCTTATATCCTGTTGGCAGACCGCAAGATCTGGGCAGCGGTGCAATTGCGCCGTGGTCCGAATGTGGTGGGCCCCTGGGGGCTTTTCCAGTCCTTCGCCGACCTTTTGAAATTCGTGTTCAAGGAGCCGATCATTCCGGCCGGCGCCAATAAGGGCGTTTTCCTGCTGGCGCCGCTTGTCGCCGTGACGCTGGCGCTGGCGACCTGGGCGGTTATTCCGCTCAACCAGGGCTGGGTGATTGCCAATATCAATGTCGGCATTCTCTATGTGTTTGCGATTTCCTCGTTGGAAGTCTACGGCATCATCATGGGGGGCTGGGCGTCCAACTCGAAATACCCATTCCTCGGTGCTCTGCGCTCGGCGGCGCAGATGGTCTCCTACGAAGTGTCGATCGGCTTTGTCATCGTCACTGTGCTGCTGTGTGCGGGATCTCTGAACCTCACCGACATCGTCAATTCCCAGAACCATGGTCTCGGCACGATGATGGGCATGCCGTCCTCGCTGCTGGACTGGCATTGGTTGTCGCTGTTTCCGATGTTCGTGATCTTCTTCATCTCGGCCCTGGCGGAAACCAATCGCCCCCCGTTCGACCTGCCGGAAGCGGAATCCGAACTGGTTGCCGGCTTCATGGTGGAATATGGATCGACCCCTTACATGATGTTCATGCTGGGCGAGTATGCGGCCATCGTGCTGATGTGCGCGCTGACCACCATCCTGTTTCTGGGTGGCTGGTTGCCGCCGCTCGACATTGCCGTACTCAACTGGGTGCCGGGCATTATCTGGTTCATCCTCAAGGCGACGCTGGTGTTCTTCATGTTCGGCATCACCAAGGCGATCGTTCCACGCTACCGTTATGACCAGTTGATGCGCCTGGGCTGGAAAGTGTTCCTGCCGCTGTCGCTGGCCATGGTGGTTATTGTTGCATTCGTGTTGAAACTGGGGGGCTGGGCATGA
- the nuoG gene encoding NADH-quinone oxidoreductase subunit NuoG, with product MAKLKVDGKEIEVPDHFTLLQACEEAGAEVPRFCFHERLSVAGNCRMCLVEVKGGPPKPAASCAMGVRDIRGGPNGELPEVYTNTPMVKKAREGVMEFLLINHPLDCPICDQGGECDLQDQAMAFGIDSSRYGEDKRAVEDKYIGPLVKTVMNRCIHCTRCVRFTTEVAGIAELGLIGRGEDAEITTYLEQAMTSELQGNVVDLCPVGALTSKPFAFTARPWELGKTESVDVMDALGSAIRVDTRGREVMRVMPRVNDSINEEWISDKSRFIWDGLKTQRLDRPYVRRNGRLQPATWPEAFAEIKTAVSATNGSKIGAIAGDLASVEEMYALKELLTSLGSTSYDCRQDGTALDPVLGRSSYILNSTIEGIEDADALLLIGCNPRLEAAVMNARIRKRWRRGGFPIGVIGENADLRYDYSYLGAGTDTLADLASGKNSFFDALKTAAKPLIIIGQGALIRGDSAAVLAQVAALAVAVGAVSEGWNGFGVLHTAASRVGGLDLGFVPGQGGKTAAEMPGAMDVLFLLGADELDLSAKTAKLTIYIGSHGDNGAQNADVILPAAAYTEKSGTWVNTEGRVQLGNRAGFAPGEAREDWAVLRALSDVLGKKLPFDSLSQLRQKLYQAYPHFAALDEIAVGNPAEIDALAKKGGNMTQSGFASPIKDFYLTNPIARASAVMAECSALARNNFKAAAE from the coding sequence ATGGCAAAGCTGAAAGTCGACGGTAAGGAGATCGAGGTTCCCGATCATTTCACGCTGCTTCAGGCGTGCGAGGAAGCGGGTGCCGAAGTTCCGCGTTTTTGTTTCCACGAGCGGCTTTCGGTAGCCGGCAATTGCCGTATGTGCCTTGTCGAGGTGAAGGGCGGTCCGCCAAAGCCGGCAGCCTCATGCGCCATGGGCGTGCGCGATATCCGCGGTGGCCCGAATGGCGAGCTGCCGGAAGTCTATACCAATACGCCGATGGTCAAGAAGGCGCGCGAAGGGGTGATGGAGTTCCTCCTCATCAACCATCCGCTCGATTGTCCGATCTGCGACCAGGGCGGCGAATGCGACTTGCAGGACCAGGCCATGGCCTTCGGTATCGACAGTTCCCGCTATGGCGAGGACAAGCGTGCCGTCGAGGACAAATATATCGGACCGCTGGTCAAGACAGTGATGAACCGTTGCATCCACTGCACGCGCTGTGTCCGCTTCACCACCGAAGTGGCTGGCATTGCCGAACTTGGCCTGATCGGTCGCGGTGAAGATGCCGAAATCACCACCTATCTCGAACAGGCGATGACCTCGGAATTGCAGGGCAATGTTGTTGATCTCTGCCCGGTCGGCGCGCTGACGTCCAAGCCCTTCGCCTTCACGGCCCGTCCGTGGGAATTGGGCAAGACCGAATCGGTCGATGTGATGGATGCGCTCGGTTCGGCGATCCGCGTCGATACGCGCGGTCGTGAAGTGATGCGTGTCATGCCGCGCGTCAATGACAGCATCAATGAAGAGTGGATTTCCGATAAGAGCCGCTTCATCTGGGACGGATTGAAGACCCAGCGTCTGGACCGGCCTTATGTGCGGCGCAATGGACGTCTCCAGCCTGCAACCTGGCCGGAAGCCTTCGCCGAAATCAAGACAGCCGTTTCGGCCACCAATGGCTCGAAGATTGGCGCGATTGCTGGCGATCTGGCCTCGGTCGAGGAAATGTATGCGCTGAAGGAACTGCTGACCTCACTCGGTTCGACCAGCTACGATTGTCGCCAGGACGGCACGGCGCTCGATCCGGTTCTCGGACGTTCGTCCTATATCCTCAACTCGACCATCGAGGGCATCGAGGACGCCGACGCGCTGCTGTTGATCGGTTGCAATCCGCGCCTTGAAGCGGCGGTCATGAATGCGCGTATCCGCAAGCGGTGGCGCCGTGGTGGCTTCCCGATTGGCGTAATCGGCGAGAACGCCGACCTGCGCTATGACTATAGCTATCTGGGTGCGGGCACCGATACGCTTGCCGATCTGGCTTCTGGCAAGAACAGCTTCTTCGACGCATTGAAGACGGCGGCCAAGCCCTTGATCATCATCGGCCAGGGCGCCTTGATCCGTGGCGACAGCGCTGCCGTGCTGGCTCAGGTCGCAGCGCTTGCTGTTGCCGTCGGTGCTGTCAGCGAAGGCTGGAATGGCTTCGGTGTTCTGCATACCGCAGCCTCACGCGTCGGTGGCCTCGATCTCGGCTTTGTGCCGGGGCAGGGGGGCAAGACGGCTGCTGAAATGCCTGGTGCAATGGATGTTCTCTTCCTGCTTGGTGCCGATGAACTGGATCTGTCGGCCAAGACGGCCAAACTGACGATCTATATCGGTTCGCATGGCGATAACGGCGCCCAGAATGCCGATGTTATCTTGCCGGCTGCCGCCTATACGGAAAAGTCGGGCACCTGGGTGAATACGGAAGGTCGCGTCCAGCTTGGCAATCGCGCTGGTTTCGCGCCGGGCGAAGCCCGCGAGGACTGGGCTGTGCTGCGCGCGCTTTCGGACGTGCTCGGCAAGAAGCTGCCGTTCGATTCGCTGTCGCAACTGCGCCAGAAGCTCTATCAGGCCTATCCACATTTTGCCGCGCTGGACGAGATTGCCGTAGGCAATCCGGCGGAAATCGACGCCTTGGCGAAAAAAGGCGGGAACATGACCCAATCCGGGTTTGCGTCTCCGATCAAAGACTTCTATTTGACAAACCCGATTGCACGCGCGTCTGCGGTGATGGCCGAGTGTTCGGCATTGGCCCGCAATAATTTCAAGGCTGCGGCAGAGTAA
- a CDS encoding 5' DNA nuclease, protein MVEASKRTGTDASAKPADTSRGAEMAGSSLHALMANPMAAFAAATVLGFGFATQMTGVMLGSMQTMMDKPARRTKEDVLEDKPEAVPASGASEVSLKPETQAPKSVEAPVSDAVALPKVAPARRPVAKAKSKPQAAKPVKSPAVRSAKKPIAAPVTPVAEPEVKAASVAVKPTRRRGKKVDLKAIGGVGPKVQEMLSKLGVHGLDDIATWTPEDAARIDAELGLDGRILRDDWIGQARKLTGA, encoded by the coding sequence ATGGTTGAGGCTTCAAAACGGACGGGAACGGATGCATCGGCAAAGCCGGCTGACACCAGCCGCGGCGCTGAGATGGCCGGATCGTCATTGCATGCCTTGATGGCCAATCCGATGGCTGCCTTTGCGGCTGCCACGGTGCTGGGTTTCGGTTTTGCCACCCAGATGACCGGTGTGATGCTCGGTTCCATGCAGACGATGATGGACAAGCCTGCTCGTCGGACGAAGGAAGATGTGCTGGAAGATAAGCCTGAGGCTGTTCCCGCATCTGGTGCATCTGAGGTCAGCCTGAAGCCTGAAACGCAGGCGCCGAAATCAGTCGAGGCTCCGGTTTCGGATGCTGTGGCACTGCCCAAAGTGGCACCTGCGCGCCGTCCCGTTGCAAAAGCAAAGAGCAAGCCGCAGGCTGCTAAGCCGGTAAAAAGCCCGGCAGTGCGTTCGGCAAAAAAACCGATAGCCGCGCCTGTGACGCCTGTAGCGGAACCCGAAGTGAAGGCCGCGTCTGTTGCCGTCAAGCCTACCCGGCGGCGCGGCAAGAAGGTTGATCTGAAGGCAATCGGCGGTGTCGGGCCGAAGGTTCAGGAAATGCTCAGTAAACTGGGTGTTCATGGCCTTGATGATATCGCCACCTGGACGCCTGAAGATGCGGCACGGATTGATGCGGAGCTTGGTCTCGACGGTCGCATCCTGCGTGATGACTGGATCGGACAGGCCCGCAAGCTGACCGGTGCTTGA
- the nuoF gene encoding NADH-quinone oxidoreductase subunit NuoF — protein MLQDKDRIFTNIYGLKDKSLKGAMSRGHWDGTKQILEKGRDWIINEMKASGLRGRGGAGFPTGLKWSFMPKESDGRPHYLVVNADESEPGTCKDREIMRHDPHTLLEGCVIAGFAMGAHAAYIYVRGEYMREREALQAAIDECYEYGLLGKNNKLGWDYDIYVHHGAGAYICGEETALLESLEGKKGQPRLKPPFPANMGLYGCPTTVNNVESIAVAPTILRRGAGWFSSFGRPNNVGTKLFMISGHVNKPCTVEETMGITFRELIERHAGGIRGGWDNLLAVIPGGASCPVVKAEDIIDVPMDFDGLRDVKSSFGTAAIIVMDKSTDIIKAIARLSQFFKHESCGQCTPCREGTGWMWRVMERMVKGNAQKREIDMLFQVTKQIEGHTICALGDAAAWPIQGLIRNFRPEIEARIDEYTRKAMDHGAVMEAAE, from the coding sequence ATGTTACAGGATAAGGACCGCATTTTCACCAATATCTACGGCCTCAAGGACAAGTCCCTGAAAGGCGCGATGAGCCGCGGCCACTGGGACGGGACCAAGCAGATCCTGGAAAAGGGACGCGACTGGATCATCAATGAGATGAAGGCCTCCGGTCTTCGCGGGCGCGGTGGCGCAGGCTTCCCGACGGGTCTGAAGTGGTCCTTCATGCCGAAGGAAAGCGACGGCCGCCCGCATTATCTGGTCGTCAATGCCGATGAATCCGAGCCCGGCACCTGCAAGGACCGGGAAATCATGCGCCATGACCCGCATACGCTGCTGGAAGGCTGCGTCATCGCTGGTTTCGCCATGGGTGCCCACGCTGCCTATATTTATGTGCGCGGCGAATATATGCGCGAACGCGAAGCGCTTCAGGCGGCAATCGACGAGTGCTACGAATACGGATTGCTGGGCAAAAACAACAAGCTCGGCTGGGATTATGACATTTACGTTCATCATGGCGCAGGGGCCTATATCTGCGGCGAGGAAACGGCTTTGCTGGAAAGCCTTGAAGGCAAGAAGGGCCAGCCACGCCTGAAACCGCCGTTCCCGGCCAATATGGGTCTCTATGGCTGCCCGACGACGGTCAACAACGTCGAGTCGATTGCGGTCGCACCGACCATCCTGCGTCGTGGCGCTGGCTGGTTCTCGTCCTTTGGCCGCCCGAACAATGTCGGCACCAAGCTGTTCATGATCTCCGGTCATGTGAACAAGCCCTGCACGGTTGAAGAAACCATGGGGATCACGTTCCGCGAACTGATCGAGCGGCATGCTGGCGGCATTCGCGGCGGTTGGGACAATCTTCTGGCCGTCATTCCCGGCGGCGCGTCCTGTCCAGTGGTCAAGGCGGAAGATATTATTGACGTCCCCATGGATTTCGATGGGCTGCGTGATGTGAAATCCTCGTTCGGTACGGCAGCGATTATCGTCATGGACAAGTCCACCGATATCATCAAGGCGATTGCACGGTTGTCGCAGTTCTTCAAGCATGAGAGCTGTGGCCAATGCACGCCGTGCCGTGAAGGGACCGGCTGGATGTGGCGGGTGATGGAGCGCATGGTGAAGGGCAATGCCCAGAAGCGTGAAATCGACATGCTGTTCCAGGTCACCAAGCAGATCGAAGGTCATACGATCTGCGCGCTTGGCGATGCGGCTGCTTGGCCGATCCAGGGTCTGATCCGTAATTTCCGGCCTGAGATCGAGGCCAGGATCGATGAATATACCCGCAAGGCCATGGACCATGGCGCGGTCATGGAAGCGGCTGAGTAA
- the nuoE gene encoding NADH-quinone oxidoreductase subunit NuoE: MSVRRLAEDQFQPASFAFSEANAVWAEATIRKYPEGRQQSAVIPLLMRAQEQDGWVTKATIEFVADKLDMPYIRVLEVATFYTQFQLKPVGTKAHIQVCGTTPCMLRGSEELMKICKKKIHPEPLERNATGTLSWEEVECQGACVNAPMVIIFKDAYEDLTPERLEDIIDAFEAGKGAEVKTGPQIDRVFSAPEGGLTSLTEEITPVRWGEGQSGEDAATVPPSNAARATTDTPVTDPKLKTPATDKPAASENAKVSGDNADKAKG, encoded by the coding sequence ATGTCCGTTCGTCGTTTAGCCGAAGATCAATTCCAGCCCGCATCCTTCGCTTTTAGCGAGGCGAATGCCGTTTGGGCCGAAGCCACCATCCGCAAATATCCGGAGGGTCGTCAGCAATCCGCTGTCATCCCGCTGTTGATGCGGGCGCAGGAGCAGGACGGCTGGGTTACCAAGGCGACGATCGAATTCGTCGCGGACAAGCTCGACATGCCCTATATCCGCGTGCTCGAAGTGGCGACCTTCTATACCCAGTTCCAGTTGAAGCCGGTCGGCACCAAAGCCCATATCCAGGTCTGCGGTACTACACCCTGCATGCTGCGCGGCTCGGAAGAGCTGATGAAAATCTGCAAGAAAAAGATCCATCCGGAGCCTCTGGAGCGTAATGCGACAGGGACGCTGTCCTGGGAAGAAGTCGAGTGTCAGGGTGCCTGCGTCAACGCGCCGATGGTGATCATTTTCAAGGATGCCTATGAGGATCTGACGCCCGAGCGTCTTGAGGACATCATCGATGCTTTCGAAGCCGGCAAGGGTGCCGAAGTCAAGACTGGCCCGCAGATCGACCGGGTGTTTTCCGCTCCTGAAGGCGGATTGACCAGCCTGACGGAAGAGATCACTCCGGTCCGCTGGGGCGAGGGGCAATCTGGCGAGGATGCGGCAACGGTTCCGCCGTCCAACGCGGCCCGCGCGACCACCGATACGCCGGTCACCGATCCGAAGCTGAAGACGCCCGCCACCGACAAACCGGCAGCGAGCGAGAATGCGAAAGTCTCCGGCGACAATGCCGACAAGGCCAAGGGGTGA
- a CDS encoding NADH-quinone oxidoreductase subunit D, whose translation MTEHSVRNFTINFGPEHPSAHGVLRLVLELDGEIVERVDPHIGLLHRGTEKLIEAKTYLQALPYFDRLDYVAPMNQEHAYCLAVEKLLGLEIPIRGQLIRVLYSEIGRILSHIMNVTTQAMDVGAMTPPVWGFEEREKLMVFYERASGARMHAAYFRPGGIHQDIPAQLVEDIGAWCDPFLKVLDDIEGLLTENRIFKQRNVDIGVVSLEDAWKWGFSGVMVRGSGAAWDLRRSQPYECYSDMEFDIPVGKNGDCYDRYLIRMMEMRESVKIMKQCVNRLLGDARVGPVSSVDGKVVPPKRGEMKRSMEALIHHFKLYTEGFHVPAGEVYAAVEAPKGEFGVYLVADGTNKPYRCKIRAPGFVHLQAMDFMSRGHQLADVTAVLGSLDIVFGEVDR comes from the coding sequence ATGACTGAACATTCCGTCCGTAACTTCACGATCAATTTCGGCCCCGAACATCCTTCCGCGCACGGCGTTTTGCGTCTCGTGTTGGAGCTGGACGGCGAAATCGTCGAGCGTGTCGATCCGCATATCGGCCTCTTGCACCGTGGCACCGAAAAGCTGATCGAAGCCAAGACCTATTTGCAGGCATTGCCCTATTTCGACCGGCTGGACTATGTCGCGCCGATGAACCAGGAGCACGCCTATTGCCTGGCGGTCGAAAAGCTTCTCGGCCTGGAAATTCCGATCCGCGGCCAGTTGATCCGGGTGCTCTATTCCGAAATTGGCCGTATCCTGTCGCATATCATGAACGTCACCACGCAGGCGATGGACGTCGGTGCGATGACGCCACCGGTCTGGGGCTTCGAAGAGCGCGAAAAATTGATGGTGTTCTATGAGCGGGCCTCTGGCGCGCGCATGCATGCCGCCTATTTCCGTCCCGGTGGCATTCATCAGGATATTCCGGCCCAGTTGGTCGAGGATATCGGTGCCTGGTGTGATCCGTTCCTCAAAGTTCTCGATGACATCGAAGGTCTGTTGACCGAGAACCGGATTTTCAAGCAGCGCAATGTCGATATCGGCGTCGTTAGCCTGGAAGATGCCTGGAAATGGGGCTTCTCCGGCGTGATGGTTCGCGGTTCGGGTGCTGCCTGGGATTTGCGCCGCTCGCAGCCTTACGAATGCTATTCCGATATGGAATTCGACATTCCGGTTGGTAAGAATGGCGACTGCTACGACCGCTATCTGATCCGCATGATGGAAATGCGCGAATCGGTGAAGATCATGAAGCAATGCGTCAATCGCCTGCTCGGCGATGCGCGCGTTGGTCCGGTTTCATCTGTCGATGGCAAGGTCGTACCGCCGAAACGGGGTGAAATGAAGCGGTCGATGGAGGCGCTCATCCATCACTTCAAGCTTTATACTGAAGGCTTCCACGTTCCCGCTGGCGAAGTCTATGCGGCCGTCGAAGCGCCGAAGGGCGAATTCGGGGTCTATCTGGTGGCGGACGGCACAAACAAGCCGTATCGCTGCAAGATCCGCGCTCCTGGGTTCGTGCATTTGCAGGCCATGGACTTCATGTCGCGCGGTCATCAGCTTGCTGACGTTACAGCGGTGCTGGGGTCTCTCGACATCGTGTTTGGTGAGGTGGATCGTTGA